Proteins co-encoded in one Arachis hypogaea cultivar Tifrunner chromosome 11, arahy.Tifrunner.gnm2.J5K5, whole genome shotgun sequence genomic window:
- the LOC112723044 gene encoding E3 ubiquitin-protein ligase MIEL1 yields MEGSANNERLDFGRMGYGCKHYRRRCKIRAPCCNEIYPCRHCHNEAASLLRNPYDRHELVRQDVKQVVCAVCDTEQPVAQVCTNCGVRMGEYFCDICKFFDDDIGKQQFHCDDCGICRVGGQENFFHCEKCGSCYSVTLRDNHLCVENSMRHHCPICYEFLFDSMKDISVMKCGHTMHHECFEEMLNRDTYCCPICSKSVMDMTRTWKRIDEEIEATVMPEDYRHRKVWILCNDCNDTTEVFFHILGQKCGHCQSYNTRAIAPPVLPQ; encoded by the exons ATGGAAGGCTCTGCAAACAATGAACGTCTTGATTTTGGGAGGATGGGCTATGG gtgCAAGCATTATAGGAGGAGATGCAAGATTCGTGCACCTTGCTGCAATGAGATCTACCCCTGCCGCCATTGCCATAACGAGGCTGCg AGCTTGTTGAGGAACCCCTATGATCGCCACGAACTTGTTCGCCAAGATGTTAAACAA GTTGTTTGTGCAGTTTGTGACACTGAGCAGCCG GTCGCTCAAGTTTGCACAAACTGTGGAGTTAGAATGGGAGAGTATTTCTGTGACATCTGCAAATTCTTCGATGATGAT ATAGGGAAACAACAGTTTCATTGTGATGATTGTGGAATCTGTAG GGTTGGTGGTCAAGAGAATTTTTTCCACTGCGAGAAGTGTG GGTCATGCTATTCAGTTACACTGCGTGACAATCATTTGTGTGTGGAGAACTCCATGAGGCACCACTGCCCCATTTGTTACGAG TTCCTTTTTGATTCAATGAAAGACATCAGTGTCATGAAATGTGGTCACACCATGCACCATGAATGCTTTGAAGAGATGCTAAATCGCGACAC GTACTGCTGTCCCATATGCTCCAAGTCAGTGATGGACATGACCAGGACATGGAAGAGAATTGATGAAGAG ATTGAAGCAACTGTCATGCCCGAAGATTATCGGCATAGGAAG GTTTGGATATTATGCAATGACTGCAATGACACAACAGAAGTGTTCTTCCACATTCTGGGGCAAAAATGTGGTCACTGCCAATCGTATAATACGCGTGCAATCGCTCCTCCGGTTCTTCCTCAATGA